A single genomic interval of Pseudorca crassidens isolate mPseCra1 chromosome 19, mPseCra1.hap1, whole genome shotgun sequence harbors:
- the MRM1 gene encoding rRNA methyltransferase 1, mitochondrial isoform X1: MALLSAVGGATWHCCGRLLTRPFSQASGRGERPGGEELSRLLLDDLAPTPRPAGGLELLFGLSPCLLALRAARRRVARLLLQAGRSRLQGERAELLRAAEARDIPVLRPSRRKLDVLCRYQVHQGVCMEVSPLRPRPWAEAGEARPGDDPQQLWLVLEGLQDPRNLGAVLRSAHFLGVDKVITSRRNSCPLSPVVSKASAGAMEVMDVFSTDDLAGFLQAKARQGWLVAGTVGCPGPEISLSSEIPITNCLEFLWDRPTLLVLGNEGSGLSREVQASCQLLLSIRPGRQLPPGLESLNVSVAAGILLHSICSQRTGFPVEGKREQPLQGPQDPSASSEVPRVAQHPGLSSG; this comes from the exons ATGGCACTGCTCTCGGCCGTCGGGGGCGCGACCTGGCATTGCTGCGGCCGCCTCCTCACGCGTCCTTTCTCCCAAGCGTCGGGGCGTGGGGAGCGGCCTGGCGGGGAGGAGCTAAGCCGCCTGCTCCTGGATGACCTGGCGCCAACTCCGCGGCCGGCCGGGGGGCTGGAGCTTCTGTTTGGCTTGTCCCCGTGTCTCCTGGCTCTGCGGGCCGCCCGCCGACGCGTGGCCCGGCTCCTGCTCCAGGCCGGTAGGTCCAGGCTGCAGGGGGAGCGGGCCGAGCTGCTGCGCGCGGCTGAGGCGCGGGACATCCCGGTTCTGCGGCCCAGTCGGCGGAAGCTGGACGTCCTGTGCCGCTACCAGGTCCACCAGGGCGTCTGCATGGAAGTGAGCCCGCTGCGGCCCCGGCCCTGGGCTGAGGCCGGGGAGGCTCGGCCAGGAGACGAcccccagcagctgtggctcgtcCTCGAGGGGCTACAGGATCCCCGGAATCTTGGGGCCGTGCTGCGCTCCGCTCACTTTCTCGGAGTGGATAAAGTCATCACCAGTCGGAGAAACAG CTGCCCGCTCAGTCCTGTAGTCAGCAAGGCCAGCGCCGGGGCTATGGAGGTGATGGACGTGTTCTCCACTGATGACCTGGCCGGTTTTTTACAG GCCAAAGCCCGGCAGGGCTGGCTCGTGGCTGGCACGGTGGGCTGCCCGGGGCCTGAGATCTCCCTGTCTTCTGAGATCCCCATCACTAATTGCTTGGAGTTCCTCTGGGACCGGCCTACTCTTCTAGTGCTGG GGAACGAGGGCTCTGGTCTGTCCCGGGAGGTGCAGGCCTCCTGCCAGCTTCTCCTTAGCATCCGGCCCGGCCGGCAGCTGCCTCCTGGACTCGAATCTCTAAATGTCTCCGTGGCTGCAG GAATTCTTCTTCACTCCATTTGCAGCCAGAGGACGGGTTTCCCGGTGGAAGGGAAGCGAGAGCAACCTCTTCAAGGCCCTCAAGATCCCTCGGCCTCGTCTGAAGTGCCCAGAGTGGCTCAGCACCCAGGACTGTCCTCGGGATGA
- the MRM1 gene encoding rRNA methyltransferase 1, mitochondrial isoform X2, with translation MALLSAVGGATWHCCGRLLTRPFSQASGRGERPGGEELSRLLLDDLAPTPRPAGGLELLFGLSPCLLALRAARRRVARLLLQAGRSRLQGERAELLRAAEARDIPVLRPSRRKLDVLCRYQVHQGVCMEVSPLRPRPWAEAGEARPGDDPQQLWLVLEGLQDPRNLGAVLRSAHFLGVDKVITSRRNSCPLSPVVSKASAGAMEVMDVFSTDDLAGFLQAKARQGWLVAGTVGCPGPEISLSSEIPITNCLEFLWDRPTLLVLGILLHSICSQRTGFPVEGKREQPLQGPQDPSASSEVPRVAQHPGLSSG, from the exons ATGGCACTGCTCTCGGCCGTCGGGGGCGCGACCTGGCATTGCTGCGGCCGCCTCCTCACGCGTCCTTTCTCCCAAGCGTCGGGGCGTGGGGAGCGGCCTGGCGGGGAGGAGCTAAGCCGCCTGCTCCTGGATGACCTGGCGCCAACTCCGCGGCCGGCCGGGGGGCTGGAGCTTCTGTTTGGCTTGTCCCCGTGTCTCCTGGCTCTGCGGGCCGCCCGCCGACGCGTGGCCCGGCTCCTGCTCCAGGCCGGTAGGTCCAGGCTGCAGGGGGAGCGGGCCGAGCTGCTGCGCGCGGCTGAGGCGCGGGACATCCCGGTTCTGCGGCCCAGTCGGCGGAAGCTGGACGTCCTGTGCCGCTACCAGGTCCACCAGGGCGTCTGCATGGAAGTGAGCCCGCTGCGGCCCCGGCCCTGGGCTGAGGCCGGGGAGGCTCGGCCAGGAGACGAcccccagcagctgtggctcgtcCTCGAGGGGCTACAGGATCCCCGGAATCTTGGGGCCGTGCTGCGCTCCGCTCACTTTCTCGGAGTGGATAAAGTCATCACCAGTCGGAGAAACAG CTGCCCGCTCAGTCCTGTAGTCAGCAAGGCCAGCGCCGGGGCTATGGAGGTGATGGACGTGTTCTCCACTGATGACCTGGCCGGTTTTTTACAG GCCAAAGCCCGGCAGGGCTGGCTCGTGGCTGGCACGGTGGGCTGCCCGGGGCCTGAGATCTCCCTGTCTTCTGAGATCCCCATCACTAATTGCTTGGAGTTCCTCTGGGACCGGCCTACTCTTCTAGTGCTGG GAATTCTTCTTCACTCCATTTGCAGCCAGAGGACGGGTTTCCCGGTGGAAGGGAAGCGAGAGCAACCTCTTCAAGGCCCTCAAGATCCCTCGGCCTCGTCTGAAGTGCCCAGAGTGGCTCAGCACCCAGGACTGTCCTCGGGATGA
- the MRM1 gene encoding rRNA methyltransferase 1, mitochondrial isoform X3, with protein sequence MTWRQLRGRPGGWSFCLACPRVSWLCGPPADAWPGSCSRPVHQGVCMEVSPLRPRPWAEAGEARPGDDPQQLWLVLEGLQDPRNLGAVLRSAHFLGVDKVITSRRNSCPLSPVVSKASAGAMEVMDVFSTDDLAGFLQAKARQGWLVAGTVGCPGPEISLSSEIPITNCLEFLWDRPTLLVLGNEGSGLSREVQASCQLLLSIRPGRQLPPGLESLNVSVAAGILLHSICSQRTGFPVEGKREQPLQGPQDPSASSEVPRVAQHPGLSSG encoded by the exons ATGACCTGGCGCCAACTCCGCGGCCGGCCGGGGGGCTGGAGCTTCTGTTTGGCTTGTCCCCGTGTCTCCTGGCTCTGCGGGCCGCCCGCCGACGCGTGGCCCGGCTCCTGCTCCAGGCCG GTCCACCAGGGCGTCTGCATGGAAGTGAGCCCGCTGCGGCCCCGGCCCTGGGCTGAGGCCGGGGAGGCTCGGCCAGGAGACGAcccccagcagctgtggctcgtcCTCGAGGGGCTACAGGATCCCCGGAATCTTGGGGCCGTGCTGCGCTCCGCTCACTTTCTCGGAGTGGATAAAGTCATCACCAGTCGGAGAAACAG CTGCCCGCTCAGTCCTGTAGTCAGCAAGGCCAGCGCCGGGGCTATGGAGGTGATGGACGTGTTCTCCACTGATGACCTGGCCGGTTTTTTACAG GCCAAAGCCCGGCAGGGCTGGCTCGTGGCTGGCACGGTGGGCTGCCCGGGGCCTGAGATCTCCCTGTCTTCTGAGATCCCCATCACTAATTGCTTGGAGTTCCTCTGGGACCGGCCTACTCTTCTAGTGCTGG GGAACGAGGGCTCTGGTCTGTCCCGGGAGGTGCAGGCCTCCTGCCAGCTTCTCCTTAGCATCCGGCCCGGCCGGCAGCTGCCTCCTGGACTCGAATCTCTAAATGTCTCCGTGGCTGCAG GAATTCTTCTTCACTCCATTTGCAGCCAGAGGACGGGTTTCCCGGTGGAAGGGAAGCGAGAGCAACCTCTTCAAGGCCCTCAAGATCCCTCGGCCTCGTCTGAAGTGCCCAGAGTGGCTCAGCACCCAGGACTGTCCTCGGGATGA